A DNA window from Candidatus Krumholzibacteriia bacterium contains the following coding sequences:
- a CDS encoding phosphotransferase, with amino-acid sequence MAGIIETQFPHLGTLSVLPLGEGCDSIAFLVNDTWVFRFPKRAEVERQLAVEARILPVLATTAPLPIPVFCFHGLPSATFRRPFAGYARLPGVPGIQWEPANVPFHLLAPKLARFLSWLHAFSVDEAIRCGVPQQPIAARLDEIRAEAIADFESVRKVAPEAPLEAWHHTLQSGCDIATAPRALATLVHNDLAAEHILLDPATQSITGIVDWSDIAIGDPAADLAGVFHWGGEALVQAVLATYVPPIDAGVMSRARFLGACRGVADVTFGRETGRQEYVRAGIRALGLCAGAVHGERYSR; translated from the coding sequence GTGGCCGGCATCATCGAGACACAGTTTCCTCACCTCGGCACCCTCTCCGTGCTTCCCTTGGGCGAGGGCTGCGACAGCATCGCCTTCCTCGTCAACGATACCTGGGTCTTCCGCTTTCCCAAGCGGGCCGAGGTGGAACGCCAGCTCGCTGTCGAAGCGCGGATCCTGCCTGTCCTCGCCACGACGGCTCCCCTGCCGATTCCCGTCTTCTGCTTCCACGGCCTGCCTTCGGCCACGTTTCGCCGCCCCTTCGCCGGCTACGCCCGGCTTCCCGGCGTACCGGGAATCCAGTGGGAACCCGCAAACGTTCCCTTCCACCTCTTGGCCCCGAAGCTGGCGCGGTTTCTCTCCTGGCTCCACGCCTTCTCTGTCGACGAGGCGATTCGCTGCGGCGTGCCGCAGCAGCCGATCGCGGCGCGGCTCGACGAGATCCGGGCCGAGGCCATTGCCGATTTCGAGTCGGTCCGCAAGGTGGCGCCCGAGGCGCCCCTCGAAGCGTGGCACCATACTCTGCAGTCCGGGTGCGACATCGCTACAGCACCTCGTGCCCTGGCGACTCTCGTGCACAATGATCTAGCCGCCGAACACATCTTGTTGGATCCGGCGACCCAGTCGATCACGGGCATCGTCGACTGGAGCGATATCGCCATCGGCGATCCTGCCGCCGACCTCGCCGGCGTCTTTCACTGGGGCGGCGAGGCCCTCGTGCAGGCCGTGCTGGCAACGTATGTTCCTCCGATCGACGCTGGGGTCATGTCTCGCGCCCGTTTCCTCGGCGCTTGCAGAGGTGTGGCGGACGTGACTTTTGGCCGCGAAACAGGCCGGCAGGAGTACGTCCGTGCCGGCATTCGTGCCCTCGGCCTCTGCGCCGGCGCCGTTCACGGAGAGAGGTACTCACGATAA
- a CDS encoding peptidoglycan DD-metalloendopeptidase family protein — protein sequence MSTTRARKGRDSRGRSAPASLRALASALAFGLAFVGGGLHGAGAQSESTDSATVRDSLAAYEKQIQTQEGHLQELRSQIKDLRRRDQKLKKEEVGTLEQLEILDKEVALTADLLRQLGTKRQRLEAQLEGIRAEHSRAEEILAERKGRLARTLRAMHMRGTTNTAEVLLRTSNLRDALTHYKYLEMLARNNERLYLEIRQQEVYLKRTSAQLTEKLAAVSATATETQEEKKRLDDGRKARQSTLQRVRRQRGEHQKSIRDLAASEQQLQGLIATLERRREELRASGQTVEFPDLGFRDLRGRMPWPVAGRVTTRFGRHLNPRHQTETFNSGIDIVAAEGEPVRSVARGRVEYVQWLKGYGRTIIINHGSGFYTVYAHLSEALVAEKQEVEPGQTIARVGDTGSLEGPKLHFEIRDKATALDPMMWLGS from the coding sequence ATGTCGACGACACGCGCCAGAAAAGGGAGGGATTCGAGGGGACGTTCCGCGCCCGCTTCCCTCCGCGCGCTTGCCTCGGCTCTCGCCTTCGGGCTCGCTTTCGTTGGCGGTGGACTGCACGGCGCCGGCGCCCAGAGCGAGAGCACCGACTCCGCCACCGTCCGCGACTCGCTTGCAGCCTACGAGAAGCAGATCCAGACACAGGAAGGGCATCTGCAAGAGCTGCGCTCCCAGATCAAGGACCTGCGCCGGCGCGATCAGAAACTGAAGAAAGAAGAAGTGGGGACGCTGGAGCAGCTGGAGATCCTCGACAAAGAAGTCGCCCTGACCGCGGACCTCCTGCGCCAGCTGGGAACCAAGAGGCAGCGACTGGAGGCACAGCTCGAGGGCATTCGCGCCGAACACTCCCGCGCCGAGGAAATCTTGGCGGAACGCAAGGGCCGCCTCGCCCGCACGCTGCGCGCCATGCATATGCGCGGCACCACCAACACCGCCGAGGTCTTGCTCCGCACCAGCAACCTGCGCGATGCGCTCACGCACTACAAGTACCTGGAGATGTTGGCGCGGAACAACGAGCGCCTGTACCTCGAGATTCGGCAGCAGGAAGTCTATCTGAAACGCACGAGCGCCCAGCTCACCGAGAAACTCGCGGCCGTGTCGGCGACGGCGACGGAAACCCAGGAAGAAAAAAAGCGCCTCGATGACGGGAGAAAGGCGCGGCAGAGCACGCTGCAGCGCGTGCGCCGGCAACGCGGCGAGCACCAGAAGTCGATCCGCGATCTCGCCGCCTCCGAGCAACAGCTGCAAGGGCTGATCGCGACCCTGGAGAGACGCCGCGAGGAGTTGCGGGCTTCCGGTCAGACCGTGGAGTTCCCGGACCTCGGGTTCCGTGACCTGCGCGGGCGGATGCCCTGGCCCGTCGCCGGACGGGTGACGACCCGCTTCGGCCGGCACCTCAACCCCCGGCACCAGACGGAGACCTTCAACAGCGGCATCGATATCGTCGCCGCCGAAGGCGAACCTGTGCGCAGCGTCGCCCGCGGCCGGGTCGAGTACGTGCAGTGGTTGAAGGGCTACGGGCGCACCATCATCATCAACCACGGTTCCGGTTTCTACACCGTGTACGCTCATCTGTCGGAGGCACTCGTCGCCGAGAAGCAGGAGGTCGAGCCGGGGCAGACCATTGCTCGCGTCGGCGACACCGGCTCGCTGGAGGGGCCCAAGCTGCATTTCGAGATCCGCGACAAGGCCACCGCTCTCGATCCCATGATGTGGCTCGGCTCCTGA
- a CDS encoding permease-like cell division protein FtsX: MFTDSQVRYLFRELLRSFQRLKGVSLVSTLIMSVALTMLALFTLITINLHAVARTFQNEIEIVAFLEEDLGTASIQEIEQRLLQHHGVASVSFVSKDDALKEFTAQLGEDSDLLDVLDENPLPASLRIRLLEEAQTSERLALLAAWLREIPGVEEVRYGDQWVERLERYVKAFLVLDVVLGALVVASALFVVGNTVRLTVMTRERSIEVMRLVGATDWFIRVPFVVEGALQGAVAAGLAMAVLWAVQRYATRFVGPLVFYDVGQIAGFVALCAIVSAFGSLTSLRRFLRI; this comes from the coding sequence ATGTTCACCGACAGCCAGGTCCGTTACCTGTTTCGCGAGCTGCTGCGCTCCTTCCAGCGCCTCAAAGGGGTGAGCCTGGTCTCGACCCTGATCATGAGCGTGGCCCTCACCATGCTCGCCCTCTTCACCTTGATCACGATCAATCTGCACGCCGTGGCGCGGACGTTCCAGAACGAGATCGAGATCGTCGCTTTCCTGGAGGAGGATCTCGGCACCGCCAGCATTCAGGAGATCGAGCAACGGCTGCTCCAGCACCACGGCGTGGCGAGCGTGTCCTTCGTGTCCAAAGACGATGCCTTGAAGGAATTCACCGCCCAGCTCGGCGAGGACAGCGATCTCTTGGACGTCCTCGACGAGAACCCCCTGCCGGCTTCGCTGCGCATCCGCCTGCTGGAGGAAGCGCAGACCTCGGAGCGACTGGCGCTCCTGGCGGCCTGGCTGCGCGAGATCCCCGGCGTCGAGGAAGTGCGCTACGGCGACCAGTGGGTGGAGCGGCTGGAGCGCTATGTCAAAGCCTTCCTGGTGCTGGACGTGGTGCTGGGAGCACTGGTGGTGGCCTCGGCGCTTTTCGTCGTCGGCAACACCGTGCGCCTCACGGTGATGACACGGGAACGCAGCATCGAGGTGATGCGTCTGGTCGGCGCCACCGATTGGTTCATCCGCGTCCCCTTCGTCGTCGAGGGCGCGCTGCAAGGCGCCGTGGCGGCTGGGCTGGCGATGGCGGTGCTCTGGGCCGTGCAACGATACGCCACCCGCTTCGTTGGCCCTCTGGTTTTTTACGATGTCGGCCAGATCGCCGGCTTCGTCGCCCTCTGCGCCATCGTCAGCGCCTTCGGCAGCCTCACCTCGCTGCGGCGCTTCCTGCGGATCTGA
- a CDS encoding phenylalanine--tRNA ligase beta subunit-related protein: MHFRLEPHPQLALVAFTTTLPGNLATLVSPPWLRTLLRLEAAAPVQRSETVRAAVRDLLRQGGYKPTGRGKPAAEFLLREASTSGLRSINPAVDAGNAVSLHSGLPISVVDQEQLVLPLHVGLATAGARFVFNEAGQEIDVEGLLCLHDASGPCANAVKDAQRTKTHGATRCTLNLVWGAQAVRTELERAAAWYRELLARLDATTAPVRFEPSD; encoded by the coding sequence ATGCATTTCCGGCTCGAGCCACACCCGCAGCTGGCGCTGGTGGCGTTCACTACCACGCTGCCCGGAAACCTGGCAACGTTGGTCTCGCCGCCTTGGCTGCGCACGCTGTTGCGTCTCGAGGCGGCGGCTCCCGTGCAGCGCAGCGAAACCGTGCGCGCCGCCGTCCGCGACCTCTTGCGCCAGGGCGGTTACAAACCCACGGGTCGTGGCAAGCCGGCAGCGGAGTTCTTGCTCCGCGAGGCGTCTACGTCCGGACTTCGTAGCATCAATCCCGCCGTGGACGCCGGCAACGCCGTCTCGCTGCACAGCGGCTTGCCGATCAGCGTCGTCGATCAGGAGCAACTAGTATTACCGCTGCACGTCGGACTCGCCACAGCCGGCGCGCGATTCGTCTTCAACGAGGCAGGCCAGGAGATCGACGTCGAGGGACTGCTCTGTCTCCACGATGCCAGCGGGCCGTGCGCCAACGCGGTGAAGGATGCGCAGCGAACCAAGACCCACGGTGCCACGCGCTGCACCCTGAACCTCGTCTGGGGCGCCCAGGCCGTCCGCACCGAACTCGAGCGCGCCGCCGCCTGGTACCGGGAGCTGCTGGCGCGTCTGGATGCTACCACCGCGCCGGTGCGCTTCGAGCCGTCGGATTGA
- a CDS encoding S4 domain-containing protein — translation MRLDLFLKKARLVHQRRAAKELCDAGGVLLNGKPAKPSQDVRPGDRLQLQLLHQDLEVRIRELPHGNVSRAVAATLIEVLRDQPADRIGRVFGGGEAEEVGE, via the coding sequence ATGCGCCTCGACCTCTTCCTCAAGAAAGCACGCCTCGTGCACCAGCGACGCGCCGCCAAGGAGCTCTGCGACGCCGGCGGCGTGCTGCTGAATGGCAAGCCCGCCAAACCCAGCCAGGACGTGCGTCCCGGCGATCGCCTTCAGCTGCAGCTCTTGCACCAGGATCTCGAGGTTCGCATCCGCGAGTTGCCCCACGGCAACGTTTCTCGCGCCGTCGCGGCGACGCTGATCGAGGTCCTCCGGGACCAGCCGGCAGACCGGATCGGCCGTGTCTTCGGCGGTGGTGAGGCAGAGGAGGTGGGGGAATGA
- a CDS encoding haloacid dehalogenase type II — translation MLDLERRGFAALTFDCYGTLIDWETGILAALRTLLRAHAISLPESEVLESYARLEAEAEAGTYKPYRKVLRSVVEGFGRTHGFAPTAAESRVLEESLPSWEPFPDTVTALQALASRHALVVLSNVDDDLFASTAAKLSVSFTTVITAQQVRAYKPAEAHFRTALRTLALPADRVLHVANSLYHDVEPAKRLGMATVWVHRRRGRDGATLATEVHPDLVVADLQELVARLGA, via the coding sequence ATGCTCGATCTCGAGAGGCGAGGTTTCGCGGCGCTCACCTTCGACTGCTACGGCACCTTGATCGACTGGGAGACGGGAATCCTCGCCGCGCTGCGCACCCTGCTGCGGGCCCACGCCATTTCTCTCCCGGAAAGTGAGGTCCTGGAATCCTACGCGCGGCTGGAAGCGGAGGCGGAAGCGGGCACGTACAAGCCCTACCGCAAGGTGCTCCGTTCGGTGGTGGAAGGCTTCGGGCGGACGCACGGTTTCGCTCCGACCGCGGCGGAAAGTCGGGTGCTCGAGGAATCGCTGCCGTCCTGGGAGCCCTTCCCGGATACGGTGACAGCGCTGCAGGCCCTCGCTAGCCGACACGCTCTCGTCGTGCTTTCCAACGTCGACGACGATCTCTTCGCCAGCACTGCGGCGAAGCTGTCCGTCTCGTTCACTACCGTGATCACGGCACAGCAGGTGCGGGCCTACAAACCGGCCGAGGCGCATTTCCGCACCGCCCTCCGGACCCTCGCTCTACCGGCGGATCGGGTGCTGCACGTCGCCAACAGCCTGTATCACGACGTCGAGCCAGCGAAGCGTCTCGGGATGGCGACGGTTTGGGTCCACCGCCGCCGGGGCCGCGACGGAGCCACTCTCGCCACCGAGGTCCACCCCGATCTCGTCGTGGCCGATCTCCAGGAGCTCGTGGCGCGGCTCGGGGCATGA
- a CDS encoding PhzF family phenazine biosynthesis protein, giving the protein MRTFPFLQVDAFTTQPLAGNACAVVLDADDLEAATMQAIAREQNLSETAFVRRSRSCDFGVRYFTPAEEIPLAGHPTIATAWALVDSGRLQLQGPRTRTTFELQVGPIEVEVVSGPSGPEHVVMSQKKPVFLAPYEAAEVMPIFGLRSEDLLPGFPIQTVSTGLQQLMVPVRDLEVLRRIALDLPAYVELRRRSDFFSTHLFCLQGATAAGRTFARHFVVPPDLIEDPFTGSATGGMAAYLWHHGCIETPTFIAEQGHWLQRPGQAMVEVVGPRHDITTVKVGGPAVTVIRGTMELPEG; this is encoded by the coding sequence ATGCGCACCTTCCCGTTCCTGCAGGTGGACGCCTTCACCACGCAACCCCTGGCCGGCAACGCCTGCGCCGTCGTCCTCGACGCCGACGACCTCGAGGCGGCGACCATGCAGGCCATCGCCAGGGAACAGAATCTCTCCGAGACCGCCTTCGTGCGTCGCTCGCGCTCCTGCGACTTCGGTGTGCGCTACTTCACACCCGCCGAGGAAATACCGCTCGCCGGGCATCCCACCATCGCCACCGCTTGGGCGCTGGTCGACAGCGGTCGTCTGCAGCTGCAGGGCCCGCGCACGCGCACGACGTTCGAGCTGCAGGTCGGCCCCATTGAAGTCGAGGTGGTGAGCGGCCCGAGCGGTCCGGAGCACGTGGTCATGTCGCAGAAGAAGCCAGTATTCCTCGCCCCATACGAGGCGGCGGAGGTCATGCCCATTTTCGGCCTGCGCTCCGAGGATCTGCTCCCGGGTTTCCCCATCCAGACCGTGAGCACGGGCTTGCAGCAGCTCATGGTGCCCGTCCGCGATCTCGAGGTGCTGCGACGGATCGCTCTCGACCTGCCGGCGTACGTCGAGCTCCGCCGCCGTTCCGATTTCTTCAGCACCCATCTCTTCTGCCTGCAAGGCGCGACCGCCGCCGGTCGAACCTTCGCCCGGCATTTCGTCGTCCCTCCTGACCTGATCGAGGACCCGTTCACGGGCTCGGCCACGGGCGGCATGGCCGCCTATCTCTGGCACCACGGGTGCATCGAAACACCGACCTTCATCGCCGAGCAGGGTCACTGGCTGCAGCGCCCCGGACAAGCCATGGTGGAAGTCGTCGGCCCGCGCCACGACATCACCACGGTCAAGGTCGGCGGTCCGGCGGTCACCGTGATTCGCGGCACCATGGAGCTGCCCGAGGGGTGA
- a CDS encoding alanine racemase, with protein MAAGIRANELAAFGICRPTLLLDERRARRNIERMARKAAAAGLRFRPHFKTHQSAAVGDWFRAAGVSAITVSSVDMGLYFAAHGWRDLTVAFSANVLESDKIDSLAGACTVHLVVDTPETVAALAQRLRQPVQAWVEIDVGGRRAGVPWDQPDAVLALVRALRGTASLRFEGLLTHAGHSYEAEGVAGVLEVHGTSITRMTRLQELVRGAGLGPCAVSIGDTPCCSLAQAFPGVDEIRPGNLVFYDLTQARLGACTEDDIAVAVACPVVGKSRERQQLVLYGGAVHLSKESLRDAAGRMTYGRLATWRGDSWGPAAAGAALVSLSQEHGLVAVDEALLAAVEPGDLVVVLPVHSCLCTDLYGEYRTLQGASLPRRQSNLVPRD; from the coding sequence ATGGCGGCAGGAATCCGGGCCAACGAACTGGCGGCGTTCGGCATCTGCAGGCCGACGCTGCTCCTCGACGAGCGCAGAGCGCGGCGCAACATCGAGCGCATGGCGCGCAAGGCGGCCGCGGCGGGTCTTCGCTTCCGCCCGCATTTCAAGACGCACCAGTCCGCCGCCGTCGGCGACTGGTTCCGCGCCGCAGGCGTCAGCGCCATCACCGTCTCGTCTGTGGACATGGGGCTCTATTTCGCCGCCCACGGCTGGCGCGATCTCACCGTGGCCTTCTCGGCCAATGTCCTGGAGAGCGACAAGATCGACTCCCTAGCGGGGGCTTGCACGGTGCATCTCGTCGTCGATACACCGGAGACGGTGGCGGCGCTGGCACAGCGCCTGCGCCAGCCAGTGCAAGCGTGGGTGGAGATCGACGTGGGCGGGCGACGCGCCGGCGTGCCCTGGGACCAGCCGGATGCCGTGCTGGCGTTGGTCAGGGCGCTGCGTGGCACGGCGTCGTTGCGTTTCGAAGGGCTCCTCACCCATGCCGGACACAGCTATGAGGCCGAAGGTGTCGCCGGCGTGCTCGAGGTGCATGGGACGAGCATCACCCGCATGACGCGTTTGCAAGAGCTCGTGCGCGGGGCAGGCCTCGGGCCCTGCGCTGTCTCCATCGGCGACACGCCGTGCTGCAGCCTGGCGCAAGCCTTCCCCGGCGTGGACGAGATCCGCCCGGGAAACCTCGTCTTCTATGATCTCACCCAAGCGCGTCTCGGCGCCTGCACGGAGGACGACATCGCCGTCGCCGTGGCGTGTCCGGTGGTGGGCAAGTCGAGAGAACGCCAGCAGCTCGTCCTCTACGGCGGCGCCGTGCATCTCTCCAAGGAATCACTGCGCGACGCTGCAGGTCGAATGACCTATGGTCGGTTGGCGACTTGGCGTGGCGACAGCTGGGGGCCGGCAGCGGCAGGGGCGGCGCTCGTGTCGCTCTCGCAGGAGCACGGCCTCGTCGCCGTGGACGAGGCTTTGCTCGCTGCTGTCGAACCGGGCGATCTCGTCGTCGTGTTGCCGGTGCACTCGTGCCTCTGCACCGATCTCTACGGCGAGTACCGCACCCTGCAGGGCGCAAGTCTGCCGCGCCGGCAATCCAACCTCGTGCCTCGGGATTGA
- a CDS encoding S8 family serine peptidase, with the protein MKRSLRILTLLVAWVFVAANVLAAGTMDPRLQERLRSGPGPYSVVVTFAAQADVTSLSALRVDFEALTALPMAGTTLTAEQIQTVLGWDHVESVYDNAPLEYFNFTAGEITGGHFVHDTYGVKGRGVTVFVLDSGVNSTHSDLPFGTKVKQNVRAITTEGLLGGFAVYAEGVPNSDNYSGHGTHVAGTVAGTGEASKDDARRPRYYAGIAPEADLVAYGMLGADAAATTALLDALKGLNYALANRERFDLRVITNSWGSSSPGFDPMNPINRASYEAYRRGIVVTFAAGNGGPGDNTMNPYASVPWVIGVAAGDASKQLASFSSRGVPGDAFLHPDVTAPGVGVRSTRSPGTVTGSLGSFVDTAHPTYTAYYHALSGTSMATPFVAGAAALLLSANPELSPDQIESILTATADPMPGYATHQVGPGYINVRKAVELARTTPGTRAEFLAGDVKWAAQGTFALAEQNDPRLAYSARWETVTDASASGGSYIQAQARNKNKKPFAYFTFHGTGVKLEYLQNRNGGIAEVVIDGESHGLVSFFSEAPRWGVRSAYIGLGRGGHVVQLRGLDGNVYLDKVHVDGALFDNGTQFTDETSTFTGMLGPSVQGIPETRLIPFEITANTLLVAATLAYEPGGDVDFYLLDPQGRTLAQGASLSNPEELTGFPTVPGTYNYQVVGFATAIANFSITSTLTKVSAPVAKMAAAPTPLSSAATFLLEPNVPNPFNPRTRIRYALPAESRVTLTVYNIRGQEVRRLLDGERQDAGPREVVFDAATLPSGIYFYSLRALALETGREEIAGARRMVLLK; encoded by the coding sequence GTGAAACGCAGCCTGCGCATTCTCACGCTCCTCGTCGCCTGGGTCTTCGTGGCGGCGAATGTCCTGGCCGCTGGCACCATGGATCCCCGGTTGCAAGAGCGCCTGAGATCCGGTCCGGGTCCGTACAGCGTGGTCGTGACCTTTGCAGCGCAGGCCGACGTGACCAGCCTCTCGGCCCTGCGTGTCGACTTCGAAGCGCTGACGGCGCTCCCGATGGCCGGCACCACCCTCACGGCCGAGCAGATCCAAACCGTTCTCGGATGGGACCATGTCGAGAGCGTTTACGACAACGCTCCGCTCGAATACTTCAACTTCACCGCCGGAGAGATCACCGGCGGCCATTTCGTGCACGACACGTATGGCGTCAAGGGGCGCGGCGTGACCGTCTTCGTCCTCGATTCCGGCGTCAACTCCACCCACTCTGACCTGCCCTTCGGGACCAAGGTGAAGCAGAACGTACGGGCCATCACGACCGAAGGCCTGCTCGGCGGCTTCGCCGTCTATGCCGAGGGCGTGCCGAATTCAGACAACTACAGCGGCCACGGCACGCACGTGGCCGGGACGGTGGCCGGGACCGGCGAGGCCTCCAAGGACGATGCACGCCGGCCGCGCTACTACGCCGGTATCGCTCCCGAGGCGGACCTGGTGGCCTACGGCATGCTGGGCGCTGACGCAGCGGCGACCACGGCTCTCCTCGATGCACTCAAGGGGCTCAACTACGCCCTCGCCAACCGGGAGCGCTTCGACCTGCGGGTCATCACCAACAGCTGGGGCAGCTCGAGCCCGGGATTCGATCCCATGAACCCGATCAACCGGGCGTCGTACGAGGCCTATCGCCGCGGCATCGTGGTCACCTTCGCCGCCGGCAACGGAGGTCCGGGCGACAACACGATGAACCCTTACGCCTCCGTACCTTGGGTCATCGGCGTCGCGGCGGGAGATGCCAGCAAGCAGCTGGCCAGCTTTTCCAGCCGCGGCGTGCCGGGGGACGCCTTCCTGCACCCGGACGTCACGGCACCGGGTGTCGGCGTTCGCTCCACCCGCTCGCCGGGGACGGTGACCGGCTCGCTCGGCAGTTTCGTCGACACCGCTCACCCCACGTACACGGCGTATTACCACGCCCTCAGTGGCACCAGCATGGCGACGCCGTTCGTTGCCGGCGCCGCGGCGCTGTTGCTCAGCGCCAACCCCGAGCTCTCGCCCGACCAGATCGAGTCGATCCTGACGGCGACGGCCGATCCGATGCCCGGGTATGCAACCCACCAGGTCGGGCCGGGCTACATCAACGTGCGCAAGGCAGTGGAGCTTGCCCGCACCACCCCGGGGACGCGCGCCGAGTTCCTGGCGGGTGACGTGAAGTGGGCCGCGCAGGGGACGTTCGCACTGGCCGAGCAGAACGACCCGCGCCTCGCCTACAGCGCCCGCTGGGAAACGGTCACCGACGCCAGCGCCTCGGGGGGTTCGTACATCCAGGCGCAAGCTCGGAACAAGAACAAGAAACCCTTCGCCTATTTCACCTTCCATGGCACAGGGGTCAAGCTCGAATACTTGCAGAACCGCAACGGCGGCATCGCCGAGGTCGTCATCGACGGCGAGAGCCACGGACTCGTCAGCTTCTTCAGCGAGGCGCCACGCTGGGGGGTGCGCAGTGCGTACATCGGCCTGGGGCGGGGAGGCCACGTGGTGCAGCTGCGAGGCCTCGACGGCAACGTCTACCTCGACAAGGTGCACGTGGACGGCGCGCTCTTCGACAACGGCACCCAGTTCACCGACGAGACGTCTACCTTCACCGGAATGCTGGGCCCCTCGGTGCAAGGCATTCCCGAGACCCGGCTCATCCCATTCGAGATCACCGCGAACACGCTCCTCGTCGCGGCGACGCTCGCTTACGAACCCGGCGGGGATGTCGATTTCTATCTGCTCGATCCCCAGGGAAGGACCCTGGCGCAGGGAGCGTCGCTGTCCAACCCCGAAGAGCTCACGGGCTTCCCCACGGTTCCAGGAACCTACAACTACCAAGTCGTGGGCTTCGCCACCGCGATCGCCAACTTCAGCATCACGAGCACGCTGACGAAGGTCTCCGCTCCGGTCGCGAAGATGGCGGCAGCACCCACGCCGCTTTCGAGCGCCGCCACTTTCCTGCTGGAGCCGAACGTCCCGAACCCGTTCAATCCGCGTACCCGCATCCGTTACGCGCTGCCTGCCGAAAGTCGGGTGACCCTCACGGTGTACAACATTCGCGGGCAGGAAGTCCGCCGCTTGCTCGATGGCGAACGCCAGGACGCCGGTCCTCGGGAGGTCGTCTTCGACGCTGCAACGCTGCCGAGCGGCATCTATTTCTACAGCCTGCGCGCCTTGGCTCTCGAGACCGGAAGAGAGGAGATCGCGGGCGCGCGCCGCATGGTCTTGCTCAAATAG